A window from Ignavibacteriota bacterium encodes these proteins:
- a CDS encoding RNA methyltransferase, translating into MKEFKTEKRLKKIEKVLSERQFSLRMVLENIHDPHNVSAIFRTCDAVGVPVVDLIYTFETFPKISKVTSASSKKWIEQNKYDSVEVCINNLKSEGFEIYGSILSENADSIYDVDFTKKVAIIMGNEHRGISEEITNLIDKQIYIPMHGMIQSLNVSVAAAVILYEAQRQRLNKKMYINSELTNNQLDNLINVWCNK; encoded by the coding sequence GTGAAAGAATTCAAAACAGAAAAAAGATTAAAAAAAATTGAAAAAGTTCTATCAGAACGGCAATTTTCACTGCGTATGGTTTTAGAAAATATTCATGATCCACATAATGTTAGCGCAATTTTTAGAACTTGCGATGCTGTCGGAGTTCCGGTTGTTGATTTAATATATACTTTCGAAACTTTTCCTAAAATCAGTAAAGTAACATCTGCTTCATCAAAAAAGTGGATTGAACAAAATAAATATGATTCTGTTGAAGTTTGCATAAATAATTTAAAATCTGAAGGTTTTGAAATTTATGGAAGTATTTTATCTGAAAATGCTGATAGTATTTACGATGTTGATTTCACAAAAAAAGTAGCGATAATAATGGGAAACGAACATCGCGGTATTTCTGAGGAAATTACAAATTTAATTGATAAACAAATTTATATTCCAATGCATGGAATGATTCAAAGTTTAAATGTATCTGTCGCAGCAGCAGTAATTCTTTATGAAGCTCAACGTCAGAGATTAAATAAAAAAATGTATATAAATAGTGAACTCACAAATAATCAGTTAGATAACTTAATTAATGTTTGGTGCAACAAATGA
- the aroA gene encoding 3-phosphoshikimate 1-carboxyvinyltransferase, whose product MIQQIKKVNSVNGTLILPGDKSISHRAVMFSALADGESEIFNCLMSEDVNATISAFRNMGTKFDIEKDKIIVWGNGFSGLTEPERELDLANSGTTTRLISGILAAQKFPSTIIGDESLSKRPMKRIITPLRQMGANITGNNNCLPLIIKPTDYLRPIHYELPIASAQVKSCILLAGLYLDEETVVVENVETRDHTEKMLGLKVIQEGNIKTIYSSLDKYPVASEYKVPSDISTAAFFIVLASLVKNSELKITGVSLNETRTGIISVLDAMGANISAENISEINGELRGDLIIKSAELTNVEFDEEIIPNIIDEIPILAIAGIFANGDFEISGVKELRTKESDRINSICRNLEKLGLHVDEFEDGFAVRGNITNKTAAFDSYGDHRIAMSYAILSSIIEGDFTIDNFDCVAVSNPDFINQLKSISN is encoded by the coding sequence ATGATTCAGCAAATTAAAAAAGTAAATAGTGTTAACGGAACTTTAATATTACCGGGTGATAAATCGATATCACATAGGGCAGTTATGTTTTCCGCACTTGCCGATGGTGAGTCGGAAATTTTTAATTGTCTTATGTCTGAAGATGTTAATGCAACAATTAGCGCATTCAGAAATATGGGGACCAAATTTGATATTGAAAAAGATAAAATAATAGTCTGGGGAAATGGTTTCAGCGGATTAACTGAACCGGAACGTGAATTGGACCTAGCAAATTCCGGAACTACGACAAGATTAATTTCCGGAATTTTAGCTGCACAAAAATTTCCTTCAACAATAATTGGCGATGAATCTTTATCGAAAAGACCAATGAAAAGAATTATTACTCCATTACGACAAATGGGTGCTAACATTACGGGAAATAATAATTGTCTTCCACTTATAATTAAACCAACAGATTACTTAAGACCAATTCATTATGAGTTACCAATTGCAAGCGCACAAGTTAAAAGTTGCATTCTGTTAGCTGGTTTATACTTGGATGAAGAAACAGTCGTTGTAGAAAACGTAGAAACAAGAGATCATACAGAAAAAATGTTGGGATTAAAAGTAATTCAAGAAGGAAATATTAAAACAATTTATTCTTCATTAGATAAATATCCGGTTGCCTCGGAATATAAAGTTCCATCTGATATTTCAACTGCAGCTTTCTTTATTGTTTTGGCAAGCCTAGTAAAAAATTCTGAACTAAAAATTACGGGAGTTTCATTAAATGAAACTCGAACTGGAATTATTTCTGTGTTGGATGCAATGGGCGCCAATATTTCTGCTGAAAACATTAGTGAAATTAATGGTGAATTAAGAGGTGATTTAATTATTAAAAGTGCGGAATTAACAAATGTTGAGTTCGATGAAGAAATAATTCCAAATATTATTGATGAAATTCCAATACTGGCAATTGCGGGAATTTTTGCAAATGGTGATTTTGAAATTTCCGGAGTTAAGGAATTACGCACAAAAGAAAGTGATAGAATAAATTCAATTTGTAGAAATTTGGAAAAGTTGGGATTACATGTTGATGAATTTGAAGACGGTTTTGCAGTTCGCGGAAATATTACAAATAAAACAGCAGCTTTTGATAGTTATGGAGATCATAGAATTGCAATGTCTTATGCAATTTTGTCATCCATAATAGAAGGAGATTTTACGATTGATAATTTTGATTGCGTGGCTGTTTCAAATCCGGATTTTATAAATCAATTAAAGAGTATAAGTAATTAA
- the ettA gene encoding energy-dependent translational throttle protein EttA → MSVDDKKVIYSMIGVSKYYDKKVILKNIYLSYFYGAKIGVLGLNGSGKSSLLKILAGVDKEFNGETAVSPGYTIGYLEQEPQLDETKTVKQIVEEGVQEIVDTLKQYDDINAKFAEEMTEDEMTELLEKQGKVQDKLDSMNAWDLDSRLDMAMNALGCPPGETSIKVLSGGEKRRVALCRLLLKKPDILLLDEPTNHLDAETVLWLESELNRYPGTVIAVTHDRYFLDNVAGWILELDRGEGIPWKGNYSSWLEQKQNRLKLEEKRETERQKTLQRELDWIKMSPRGRQAKSKARITSYENMLKDEKEQTQKELEIYIPAGPRLGNVVIQAENVSKAFGDKLLFENLNFSLPPGGIVGVIGPNGAGKTTLFRMIIEQEKADSGNFKIGETVKLAYVDQSRDVLKSDKSVWEIISEGSDIIKLGNREMNSRAYVGQFNFTGGDQQKKVGVLSGGERNRVHLAKVLKEGANVILLDEPTNDLDVNTMRALEEGLLNFAGCSVVISHDRWFLDRICTHILAFEGNSQVVWFEGNFSDYEENKKERLGSAADIPQRIKYKKLVR, encoded by the coding sequence ATGAGCGTTGATGATAAAAAAGTAATTTACTCAATGATTGGAGTGAGTAAATATTATGATAAAAAAGTTATACTTAAAAATATTTATCTTTCTTATTTCTACGGTGCTAAAATTGGAGTTCTTGGGCTAAACGGATCTGGTAAAAGTTCACTTCTAAAAATTCTTGCCGGGGTTGATAAAGAATTTAACGGAGAAACGGCTGTTTCTCCCGGTTATACAATTGGGTATTTGGAACAAGAACCACAACTTGATGAAACAAAAACCGTAAAACAAATTGTTGAAGAAGGAGTTCAAGAAATTGTAGATACTTTAAAACAGTATGATGATATTAATGCAAAATTTGCTGAAGAAATGACCGAAGATGAAATGACTGAATTGCTCGAAAAGCAAGGAAAAGTTCAAGATAAATTAGATTCTATGAATGCGTGGGATTTAGATTCGCGATTAGATATGGCGATGAATGCATTAGGTTGCCCTCCCGGAGAAACATCAATTAAAGTTCTTTCCGGCGGTGAAAAAAGAAGAGTTGCTTTATGCCGATTATTATTGAAGAAGCCCGATATTCTTCTTCTAGATGAACCGACAAACCATCTTGATGCCGAAACTGTGTTATGGCTTGAATCAGAATTAAATCGTTATCCCGGGACTGTAATTGCGGTAACTCACGATAGATATTTTCTCGATAATGTTGCCGGCTGGATTTTGGAATTGGATAGAGGCGAAGGAATTCCGTGGAAAGGAAATTATTCTTCTTGGCTTGAACAAAAACAAAATAGATTAAAACTTGAAGAGAAGAGAGAAACAGAGCGACAAAAAACTTTACAACGTGAATTAGATTGGATTAAAATGTCGCCGCGTGGAAGACAAGCAAAATCCAAAGCGAGAATTACTTCTTATGAAAATATGTTGAAGGATGAAAAAGAACAAACTCAGAAAGAATTGGAAATTTATATTCCAGCCGGACCAAGATTAGGGAATGTTGTAATTCAAGCAGAAAATGTTTCTAAAGCTTTTGGAGATAAATTACTTTTTGAAAATTTAAATTTTTCACTTCCACCTGGAGGAATAGTTGGTGTAATTGGTCCAAATGGTGCTGGAAAAACAACTTTATTTAGAATGATTATTGAACAAGAAAAAGCAGATTCGGGAAATTTTAAAATTGGCGAAACCGTTAAATTAGCATATGTTGATCAAAGCAGAGATGTTTTAAAAAGTGATAAATCAGTTTGGGAAATAATTTCCGAAGGCTCTGATATTATTAAATTGGGAAATAGGGAAATGAATTCTCGCGCTTATGTGGGGCAGTTTAATTTTACTGGAGGAGATCAACAAAAAAAAGTTGGAGTGCTTTCCGGAGGTGAAAGGAATAGAGTTCATCTTGCAAAAGTTTTAAAAGAAGGCGCAAACGTAATTTTATTGGATGAACCTACAAACGATTTAGATGTAAATACAATGCGTGCTTTGGAAGAAGGATTATTAAATTTTGCCGGCTGCTCAGTTGTTATTAGTCACGATAGATGGTTTTTAGATAGAATTTGTACGCACATATTAGCTTTCGAAGGAAACAGCCAAGTTGTTTGGTTTGAAGGAAACTTTTCTGATTATGAAGAGAACAAAAAAGAAAGATTGGGTTCTGCAGCTGATATTCCACAAAGAATAAAATATAAAAAGTTGGTTAGATAA
- a CDS encoding alpha/beta hydrolase has translation MYDIYLIPGMCFDQRLFENLKLNSDNIIYLNWLEPEKNESLKNYIIRFSKFINISDRKLILIGHSFGGIVVQEISKVINVEKVIIISSIKLSKEKPFSLLIFKHLPIYKLFNKKLVLKTFPLWANLFGYNSDKGKSLFINMLNNCSDNYFRWAFDKIVNWESEKIIHTNLIHIHGTNDKTFPIKLISNPIKVIDGSHFMINSKAEDISKILNELINEKILN, from the coding sequence ATGTATGATATCTATCTAATTCCCGGAATGTGTTTTGATCAGAGATTATTTGAAAATCTAAAATTAAATTCTGATAATATTATTTATTTAAATTGGCTCGAACCTGAGAAAAATGAAAGTTTAAAAAATTATATAATTAGATTTTCTAAATTTATAAATATTTCCGATAGAAAATTAATTTTGATTGGCCATTCTTTTGGTGGAATTGTTGTTCAAGAAATTTCTAAAGTAATTAATGTTGAAAAAGTAATAATTATTTCAAGCATAAAACTAAGCAAGGAAAAACCCTTTTCTTTATTGATATTTAAGCACTTACCAATTTATAAATTGTTTAATAAAAAATTAGTTCTAAAAACTTTCCCATTATGGGCAAATCTATTTGGATATAATTCAGATAAAGGTAAATCACTTTTTATTAATATGTTAAATAACTGCTCTGATAATTATTTTAGATGGGCTTTTGATAAAATTGTTAATTGGGAAAGTGAAAAAATAATTCACACAAATTTAATTCATATTCATGGAACAAATGATAAAACATTTCCTATAAAATTAATTTCAAATCCAATTAAGGTAATTGATGGAAGTCATTTTATGATAAATTCTAAAGCAGAAGATATAAGTAAAATTTTAAATGAATTGATAAATGAGAAAATATTAAATTAA
- the bshC gene encoding bacillithiol biosynthesis cysteine-adding enzyme BshC, whose translation MQIDFNQVPGMSELFKDYINNFEKVRNYYNINFKDENSYENIFSKITNKNGNELSEIIKKQYGFSTPSEKTKSNIELLKKENTIAVFTGQQLGLVGGPLYTIYKIFTAIKLSEYLNEKFTSYNFIPIFWMAGDDHDFEEISNLNLLNSENEIETFFYNDEILNVENKGSVGSLKFTNSIKDFKNKIFASLRETEFTNEVKDFINEILKSDITIAESFFKFTYKIFDETGLIIFNPQDNSVKKLLVPIFKKELLNFKTHTKDILLTSVDLDENYHSQVKVKPINLFISDETGRHLIEPADEDFRLKGKRKKITFDEILNLLDEKPECFSPNVLLRPICEDFLFPTGFYIAGPAEINYYAQAIPLYKYFDIQHPFIFPRTSATIIESTIAKILIKYNLSSQQFFGDFQILKDEILNNISDNSVEQIFNTTSKNIENELMQLSNVLESIDKTLADSTKNSSEKILHQLEILKSKSLKLQETKFDSTIRQIKKAKNNIFPNDNLQERELGILNFINKYGFDFFDWLYNELDIHEFKHQILEL comes from the coding sequence ATGCAAATTGATTTTAATCAAGTTCCGGGAATGAGTGAACTGTTTAAAGATTACATAAATAATTTTGAGAAAGTAAGAAATTATTATAATATAAATTTTAAAGATGAGAATTCGTACGAAAATATTTTCAGCAAAATAACCAACAAAAATGGTAATGAACTTTCTGAAATTATTAAAAAACAATATGGTTTTTCTACACCTTCAGAAAAAACAAAATCAAATATTGAATTGCTCAAAAAAGAAAATACAATAGCCGTTTTTACCGGTCAACAGCTTGGTTTAGTTGGTGGACCACTTTATACAATTTATAAAATTTTTACTGCAATTAAATTGAGTGAATATTTGAATGAAAAATTCACCAGTTACAATTTCATTCCAATTTTTTGGATGGCTGGTGATGACCATGATTTTGAAGAAATTTCAAATTTAAACTTGTTGAATAGTGAAAATGAAATTGAAACTTTTTTTTATAATGATGAAATTTTAAATGTTGAAAATAAAGGAAGCGTTGGCTCACTTAAATTCACAAATTCCATTAAAGATTTTAAAAACAAAATCTTTGCTTCTTTAAGAGAAACTGAATTTACAAATGAAGTAAAAGATTTTATAAATGAAATCTTAAAATCAGATATTACAATTGCAGAATCTTTTTTCAAATTTACTTACAAAATTTTTGATGAAACCGGATTAATAATATTTAATCCGCAAGATAATTCGGTAAAGAAATTACTTGTTCCAATCTTTAAAAAGGAACTTTTGAATTTTAAAACTCATACTAAGGACATTTTATTAACAAGCGTTGATTTGGATGAAAATTACCATTCCCAAGTAAAAGTAAAGCCAATAAATTTGTTTATCTCAGATGAAACCGGACGACATTTAATTGAACCCGCTGATGAAGATTTTAGACTAAAAGGGAAAAGAAAAAAAATTACATTCGATGAAATATTAAATTTACTTGATGAAAAACCGGAATGTTTTAGTCCGAACGTATTACTTCGACCGATTTGTGAGGATTTTTTATTTCCAACCGGATTTTATATCGCCGGTCCAGCAGAAATTAATTACTATGCACAAGCAATTCCACTATACAAATATTTTGATATTCAACATCCGTTCATATTTCCACGAACTTCAGCAACTATAATAGAAAGTACAATTGCAAAAATCCTAATAAAATATAATTTAAGTTCTCAGCAATTTTTTGGTGATTTCCAAATATTAAAAGATGAAATTCTAAATAACATTTCTGATAATAGTGTTGAACAAATTTTTAACACTACTTCCAAGAATATTGAAAATGAGTTAATGCAATTATCTAATGTGCTTGAATCTATTGATAAAACTCTAGCAGATTCTACAAAAAATTCTTCGGAAAAAATATTACATCAATTGGAAATACTTAAATCAAAATCTTTGAAATTGCAAGAAACTAAATTTGATTCTACAATTAGACAAATTAAAAAAGCAAAGAATAACATTTTCCCAAATGATAATCTCCAAGAAAGAGAATTGGGAATTTTAAATTTCATTAATAAATATGGATTTGATTTTTTCGATTGGCTATACAATGAATTAGATATTCATGAATTTAAACATCAGATTCTTGAACTCTAA
- a CDS encoding flippase-like domain-containing protein, protein MIKNKIKLFTKIIIAILLLVYLVQYVNYDAIIFAIKKSDKLILAFVFILSFLNIYMQFLKWEVVCNSLLKIKDKNKILLSLFYGFSGGIATPIRIGEYVGRKLAFENIGLMKVTIATIIEKFTSLIFVLVFGSISTILFLNKYYSFKFAAIAFLIFVVSIISIYYFIIGVRKSTGIVNYLKEKFTFFKNLIVELKYVKELGKVNLRKLIFYSIFFYFLYIFQYALLVVAFNNGGNLIYSFWAGTIVMFVKSVLSFISFADLGIRESSSILVLSKMSFSKAVGFNSAIFLFLFNLLIPSIIGLILLIKKNK, encoded by the coding sequence ATGATTAAAAATAAAATAAAACTTTTTACCAAAATAATAATTGCAATTCTATTATTAGTCTATTTGGTTCAATATGTTAATTATGATGCAATAATTTTTGCGATTAAAAAATCCGATAAATTAATTTTGGCATTTGTTTTCATACTTAGTTTTTTGAATATATATATGCAATTTTTAAAATGGGAAGTTGTTTGCAATTCACTTTTGAAAATTAAAGATAAAAATAAAATTTTACTTTCTTTGTTTTACGGTTTTAGCGGCGGAATTGCTACACCAATAAGAATTGGGGAATATGTTGGTCGTAAATTAGCTTTTGAAAACATTGGATTAATGAAAGTTACAATTGCTACAATAATTGAAAAATTTACTTCTTTAATTTTTGTGTTAGTTTTTGGATCAATTTCAACAATATTATTTTTGAATAAATATTACTCATTTAAGTTTGCTGCCATAGCTTTTTTAATTTTTGTAGTTTCCATCATTTCGATTTATTACTTTATAATCGGTGTAAGAAAATCAACCGGAATTGTAAATTATCTTAAGGAAAAGTTTACTTTTTTCAAAAATCTTATTGTTGAATTAAAATATGTAAAAGAGTTAGGTAAAGTTAATTTACGCAAGTTAATTTTCTATTCAATATTCTTTTATTTTCTCTACATATTTCAATATGCATTATTAGTTGTAGCTTTTAACAACGGTGGAAATTTAATATACTCATTTTGGGCTGGCACTATAGTAATGTTTGTAAAAAGCGTTTTATCGTTTATTTCTTTTGCCGATTTAGGAATTAGGGAAAGTTCTTCAATTTTGGTTTTATCAAAAATGAGTTTCTCAAAAGCTGTTGGATTTAATTCCGCAATATTTTTATTTCTATTTAATCTTTTAATTCCATCAATTATTGGTTTAATATTACTTATTAAAAAAAATAAATGA
- a CDS encoding glycosyltransferase: protein MIILFIIFAFLGFYYLIFLIKIVEGIKIVKSENSEIKNDEFVSVIIPFRNEEKNIFKSLLSIESQSIPQNQYEIIYVDDNSDDNSFEILQSSVTSQNVKIIKSNSSLTNRAHKKLALNQAIEIAKGEIIITTDADCIHGKNWLEIMKNKFDSETGFVSGPVEFIEDENLFSKLQRLEFSSLIIVGAALIGIKEPIICNAANLGFRKSVFKMVNGYDDNLNLSSGDDEFLMQKISSNTNFKIKFCYDKNAISFTNPNSSIKEFINQRKRWASKSFYYVKKSITIKLAIIYLFYFSFLAQFLLGLFFNKLFFVSLIFSFIFKLISENYIMRQESVDLFKKVNMKLFFVAEILHIPYIIFAGISGLFGNYEWKGRKIKR, encoded by the coding sequence ATGATTATTCTGTTTATCATATTTGCATTTCTCGGATTTTATTATCTAATCTTTCTAATAAAAATTGTTGAAGGAATTAAGATTGTTAAAAGTGAGAATTCGGAAATTAAAAATGATGAATTTGTAAGTGTAATAATTCCATTTAGAAATGAAGAAAAAAATATTTTTAAAAGTTTACTAAGTATAGAATCACAATCAATTCCCCAAAATCAGTATGAAATTATTTATGTTGATGACAATTCCGATGATAATTCTTTTGAGATATTACAAAGTTCGGTCACATCACAAAATGTAAAAATTATTAAATCCAATTCAAGTTTAACAAATCGCGCACACAAAAAACTAGCACTTAATCAAGCAATTGAAATTGCAAAAGGTGAAATTATTATTACCACAGATGCTGATTGTATTCATGGTAAAAATTGGTTAGAAATAATGAAAAATAAATTCGATTCTGAAACTGGATTTGTTTCCGGTCCGGTTGAATTTATCGAAGACGAAAATTTATTTTCGAAATTACAAAGATTAGAATTCTCAAGTTTGATTATTGTTGGCGCAGCTTTAATTGGAATTAAAGAGCCGATAATTTGCAATGCTGCAAATTTAGGATTTAGAAAATCCGTTTTTAAAATGGTTAACGGTTATGATGATAATTTAAATCTTTCTTCCGGAGATGATGAATTTTTAATGCAAAAAATTTCATCCAATACAAATTTTAAAATAAAATTTTGTTATGATAAAAATGCAATATCATTTACAAATCCAAATTCATCAATAAAGGAATTTATAAATCAGCGTAAACGTTGGGCAAGTAAAAGTTTTTATTATGTCAAAAAATCAATAACAATAAAATTGGCAATTATATATTTGTTCTATTTCAGTTTTTTAGCTCAATTTTTACTTGGATTATTTTTTAATAAATTATTCTTCGTGAGTCTTATCTTCAGTTTTATTTTTAAATTAATTTCAGAAAACTATATCATGCGGCAAGAATCGGTCGATTTGTTTAAGAAAGTAAATATGAAATTATTTTTCGTTGCAGAAATTTTACATATTCCTTATATAATATTTGCCGGAATTTCCGGATTATTCGGCAACTACGAATGGAAAGGAAGAAAAATAAAAAGATGA
- a CDS encoding polysaccharide deacetylase family protein, whose translation MERKKNKKMKWKYNPPSLLKNIFSDFQWESYISKILLTFDDGPNPNTTEIILKELQKNNIKSIFFCVGDNLQKYNSLASDILAEGHEIGNHTLKHQKISKLNSSEIHSSIKSVQNFAWEKLNYRIKYFRPPYGRFDFRTKKILNSFQLRNVLWSLLTFDYKNEINIVKFAVQNYLTQNSIIVLHDSNKSKDIILDTIKIIVEESVNKNYQIGKPSECLRHFS comes from the coding sequence ATGGAAAGGAAGAAAAATAAAAAGATGAAATGGAAATATAATCCGCCAAGTTTACTAAAAAATATTTTCTCAGATTTTCAATGGGAATCTTATATTAGTAAAATACTTTTAACTTTTGATGATGGACCAAATCCAAATACAACAGAAATTATTTTAAAGGAATTGCAAAAAAATAATATTAAATCAATATTTTTCTGTGTCGGTGATAATCTTCAGAAATATAATTCATTGGCTTCAGACATTTTAGCTGAAGGACATGAAATTGGAAATCATACTTTAAAACATCAGAAAATTTCAAAATTAAACTCTTCGGAAATTCATTCTTCAATAAAATCAGTGCAAAATTTTGCTTGGGAAAAATTAAATTATAGAATAAAATATTTTCGCCCGCCTTATGGAAGATTTGATTTTCGAACAAAAAAAATTCTTAATTCATTTCAACTCAGAAATGTACTTTGGTCATTGCTTACATTTGATTACAAAAATGAAATAAATATTGTTAAATTTGCCGTACAAAATTATTTAACTCAAAACTCAATAATAGTTTTGCACGATAGCAATAAATCAAAAGATATAATTTTAGATACGATAAAAATTATTGTGGAAGAATCGGTAAATAAAAATTATCAAATTGGAAAACCTTCTGAATGTTTGAGACACTTTTCATAA
- a CDS encoding glycosyltransferase — protein MFETLFIIAVSLYFIQAILISIGAKKQFTQINDEKLPNCSVIVAARNEENNILECLQSLDKLIYPKEKLEIIIVDDYSDDQTKNIIENFIADKPVFKLIQPIKNFGETKGKAHAIANAIEISKGEIIFTTDADCVVNQNWVKTLASYYTDNVGMVCGYTNQKAENIFEAVQDVDFIYLLIVAAGSINIWKPISAIGNNMSYRKSAYLEVGGYEKIPFSVTEDFQLLMAIYDHKKYKIIYPLDAGGLVTSKPCADTKTLFRQKKRWAVGGLNVRLDGAFVIGTAITTMLMSLLIPLFYSSTLIYLLVFKILTDYFMISNVYKSLKLKLKIVNFIAFEIYVPIYFLITGVNLFFSRKVMWKGREF, from the coding sequence ATGTTTGAGACACTTTTCATAATTGCAGTTTCACTTTATTTCATTCAAGCAATTTTAATTTCAATTGGTGCAAAAAAGCAATTCACACAAATTAATGATGAAAAATTGCCAAACTGTTCTGTAATTGTTGCAGCAAGAAATGAAGAAAACAATATTCTGGAATGTTTGCAATCGTTGGATAAATTAATTTATCCTAAAGAAAAATTGGAAATAATTATTGTCGATGATTATTCTGATGATCAAACAAAAAATATTATTGAAAATTTTATTGCGGATAAACCGGTTTTTAAACTCATTCAACCAATAAAAAATTTTGGTGAAACAAAAGGAAAAGCCCACGCAATTGCAAATGCTATAGAAATTTCAAAAGGTGAAATTATTTTCACAACTGATGCTGATTGTGTTGTAAATCAAAATTGGGTAAAAACTTTAGCAAGCTATTATACAGATAATGTTGGAATGGTTTGTGGTTATACAAATCAAAAAGCAGAAAATATTTTTGAAGCAGTTCAAGATGTTGACTTTATTTATTTGTTAATTGTTGCTGCTGGTTCAATAAATATTTGGAAACCAATTTCTGCAATTGGAAATAATATGTCATACAGAAAATCTGCATATTTGGAAGTCGGTGGATATGAAAAAATTCCATTTTCTGTAACAGAAGATTTTCAATTATTAATGGCAATTTATGATCATAAAAAATATAAAATAATTTATCCGCTTGATGCCGGAGGATTAGTTACGTCAAAACCGTGTGCAGATACCAAAACTTTATTTCGACAGAAAAAGAGATGGGCAGTGGGTGGATTAAATGTAAGGCTTGATGGAGCTTTTGTAATTGGAACAGCAATAACTACAATGTTGATGTCGCTTTTAATTCCTTTATTTTATTCTTCAACATTAATTTATCTTTTGGTATTCAAAATACTAACAGATTATTTTATGATTTCAAATGTATATAAAAGCTTAAAACTCAAATTAAAAATTGTGAATTTTATTGCTTTTGAAATTTATGTTCCAATTTATTTTTTAATTACCGGAGTAAATTTATTTTTTAGCAGAAAAGTGATGTGGAAAGGTAGGGAATTTTAA
- a CDS encoding radical SAM protein codes for MLLLCNYYVTYRCNAFCEFCHFAEHGKFKNTPHANIEDFKNNISQLYELGVKFIDLTGGEPLLNKDIAEMVTLAKSYKMQTSITTNTLLYKKFAESLAGKVNLLHFSLDSPDEDEHNKIRKIDCYNSVLKSVEIAKSIGEFPDILFTVTNDTYKKLPQMHELAAKRDLVLLVNPVFSYFGNPGLSNEAMDFIDEYVDGKLDIYINPSFLTLRRNGGNDIQNPLCKAVSRVIVISPFNEIILPCYHFESDKIKIDKPIKEIMQSEKYKYFFKMEGRFEFCQGCTVNCYFEPSFAFPTNLYGLASVTSKFKYGYNKLVKQKIKKIIKN; via the coding sequence ATGCTGCTTTTGTGTAACTATTATGTTACTTATAGATGCAATGCTTTCTGCGAGTTTTGTCATTTTGCGGAACATGGCAAATTTAAAAACACACCTCATGCAAATATTGAAGATTTTAAAAATAATATTTCGCAACTTTATGAATTAGGTGTAAAATTTATTGATCTAACCGGCGGCGAACCTTTGCTTAATAAAGATATTGCAGAAATGGTTACGCTTGCAAAAAGTTATAAAATGCAAACCAGCATTACTACAAATACATTATTATATAAGAAATTTGCAGAATCTCTTGCTGGAAAAGTAAATTTGCTTCATTTTTCTTTGGATTCACCAGATGAAGATGAACATAACAAAATTAGAAAAATAGATTGCTACAATTCTGTTTTGAAAAGTGTTGAAATTGCAAAAAGTATTGGTGAATTTCCGGATATACTTTTTACTGTTACGAATGATACTTACAAAAAACTTCCGCAAATGCATGAGTTAGCTGCCAAAAGAGATTTAGTTTTATTGGTTAATCCAGTGTTTTCATATTTTGGAAATCCGGGCTTATCAAATGAAGCAATGGATTTTATTGATGAGTATGTTGATGGCAAATTGGATATCTATATAAATCCATCTTTTTTAACATTGCGCAGAAATGGTGGAAATGATATTCAAAATCCTTTGTGCAAAGCAGTTTCAAGAGTAATTGTAATTTCGCCGTTTAACGAAATTATTCTTCCTTGCTATCATTTTGAAAGCGACAAAATTAAAATTGATAAACCAATTAAAGAAATTATGCAAAGTGAAAAGTATAAATACTTTTTTAAAATGGAAGGAAGATTTGAGTTTTGTCAAGGCTGTACAGTAAATTGCTATTTTGAACCATCGTTTGCATTCCCAACAAATTTATATGGATTGGCAAGTGTAACTTCCAAATTTAAATATGGTTACAACAAATTAGTTAAACAGAAAATTAAAAAGATTATCAAAAACTAA